The following proteins are co-located in the Leishmania major strain Friedlin complete genome, chromosome 30 genome:
- the LIP2 gene encoding putative 60S acidic ribosomal protein P2, translating into MHFLSYFFFASSRTRGVVNMQYLAAYALVALSGKTPSKADVQAVLKAAGVAVDASRVDAVFQEMEGKSFDAVVAEGRTKLVGSGSAAPAGAASTAGAAAGAVAEAKKEEPEEEEADDDMGFGLFD; encoded by the coding sequence ATGCACTTTCTCTCATACTTTTTCTTTGCCTCTTCTCGTACAAGAGGTGTAGTCAACATGCAGTACCTCGCCGCGTACGCCCTCGTGGCGCTGTCTGGCAAGACGCCGTCGAAGGCGGACGTACAGGCTGTCCTGAAGGCCGCCGGCGTTGCCGTGGATGCCTCCCGCGTGGATGCCGTCTTCCAGGAGATGGAGGGCAAGAGCTTCgatgcggtggtggccgagGGCCGCACGAAGCTGGTGGGCTCTGgctctgccgctcctgctggcgctgcctccactgctggtgccgccgctggcgcggttgccgaggcgaagaaggaggagcccgaggaggaggaggccgatgATGACATGGGCTTCGGTCTCTTTGACTAA
- the LIP1 gene encoding putative 60S acidic ribosomal protein P2, whose translation MQYLAAYALVALSGKTPSKADVQAVLKAAGVAVDASRVDAVFQEMEGKSFDAVVAEGRTKLVGSGSAAPAGAASTAGAAAGAVAEAKKEEPEEEEADDDMGFGLFD comes from the coding sequence ATGCAGTACCTCGCCGCGTACGCCCTCGTGGCGCTGTCTGGCAAGACGCCGTCGAAGGCGGACGTACAGGCTGTCCTGAAGGCCGCCGGCGTTGCCGTGGATGCCTCCCGCGTGGATGCCGTCTTCCAGGAGATGGAGGGCAAGAGCTTCgatgcggtggtggccgagGGCCGCACGAAGCTGGTGGGCTCTGgctctgccgctcctgctggcgctgcctccactgctggtgccgccgctggcgcggttgccgaggcgaagaaggaggagcccgaggaggaggaggccgatgATGACATGGGCTTCGGTCTCTTTGACTAA
- a CDS encoding putative CPSF-domain protein, with the protein MYVLSTSRPSTAAFGAAVGNFCGDETTYVALNRGTLLSLYVCRQSNSGIDHVQDFRLHCTLKYVRAVLIVDTAAPRKNPRHLLFLCTVKQQIVLAALESCTELSGGASPLRMTTLFQSAPGDCLYQYDPSEVELCCCSSAVAGAGASPPFVVFALTRGELILFDVFAALARDAVKRKQNGNLTRLLSPELMASVVRRAKADIFSHCYMDCTEYDVKDISFGFPSPWLKGQVHGAAPRPGAAAMRADNASASISLFVLYADPYGKMHVSEYELALSPVTEAEAASESSSVESSIRPPARPPPYPAEFATPARRVRRCGLVQANVDPTASRIVPSRHGLFVVGNHLVTLIQQVRPRKGVFSREIPSRQAILDVSCASVSADASELLIGFSDGVLARVTVISRGMGGEDPELAFRFLSHPAPTIPTELVTLHADLYLLCSRFDSSFTVRLDEASCEEVLHNCGPVLDMTTHKNGSHNSVVASTGIHRGGGISVLRSAVMLREQADIPLRCHPQRILCAGELMCITTPAAANRFFLVSARALTLEELAPHVFPEIVSRHLLVELGLDAALNQLVLISARGIAWLRLSGPRVEAVSQLPRQADDPQILFAVVRHGLTVVCDGIVVTVYRGQDLVYTVPSLAGVAISSVSLVSPTLLVLGQWDGVVALYELGHRQADVVGLLLLDSVPRTIACAVPPLSPSSVVGEAALPMIYIGTLHGFLVGTTVALLRRGEKRLSVFVAPHPLELLELAGRHAGLLCLGNVPLVVLCVAGGGLQLTGLHLTGVSAAATVDADLQCYAFYSKHDGRLHVGSLEALEKTSRTFLPLGETITQLHETAAWGGYAASVRKVEGDEVLFLPSAVIQFPWAADLALWRSAAVPLLENERCVFLQTVRLDGGEGGGAGERGGEPIDVAASDSAGVSEEEWQHLLLIGSSFTFPDEQRARSGRITWCALREEHQQQRLHLIASKDIGGALQCCAAVPHYKGRIALGVNGCVCLYKWNTEDQTFVAEERCRVGLTVTKLIPLYHTSLAASVLVALDVRHSAFFIEVDTLQGSLKVLCRDAELRGVMDGHIGSDAENLCLFDDSLNFTALRVVPLPVEAGDGDAAAAASVTAQYRFEVRAQCHLGDLVTCVRQGSFAATSLMEAPASCASAQNRLLLPGIAGPQLVFATAHGGFGVVTPVHAATYLVLRTLEASLVRTLQPLGGLSHQAFREVLRSGQERGVSYLASKTGCALTRERLRRYEPLNTVDGDMVEQFVQLSVSDKKQVCRVATDVFLHAFAQCVNESGIFVAPPAKEEQCLLAALGTAMRPFAQYPEETIAQANAFLHQGGLPHVPFAAEAVEQQVMDLQRLH; encoded by the coding sequence ATGTACGTTTTGTCCACATCGCGCCCGTCCACGGCGGCATTTGGTGCTGCAGTCGGCAACTTCTGTGGCGACGAGACGACCTACGTCGCACTGAATCGTGGAACgcttctctccctctacgTGTGCCGCCAGAGCAACTCTGGAATCGACCACGTGCAAGACTTCCGCCTGCACTGCACCTTAAAATATGTGCGAGCCGTCCTTATCGTcgacacggcggcgccgcggaagAACCCACGACaccttctctttctgtgcACCGTCAAGCAGCAGATTGTCCTCGCCGCCCTCGAGTCATGTACAGAGCTCAGCGGCGGAGCATCACCGCTGCGGATGACAACGCTCTTCCAAAGCGCGCCGGGCGACTGCCTGTACCAGTATGACCCCAGCGAGGTCgagctgtgctgctgctcgagtgCGGTCGCgggcgcaggcgcgtcgCCCCCGTTCGTTGTCTTTGCCCTGACACGTGGAGAGCTCATTCTTTTCGATGTCTTtgccgccctcgcccgcgACGCCGTCAAGCGCAAGCAAAACGGTAACCTGACGCGTTTGCTTTCACCGGAGCTGATGGCCAGCGTCGTGAGGCGCGCGAAAGCCGACATCTTCTCCCACTGCTACATGGACTGCACAGAGTACGACGTAAAGGACATCTCCTTCGGATTTCCTTCGCCCTGGCTGAAGGGGCAGGTacacggcgcggcaccgcggcctggcgcggcggcaatgCGGGCGGACAACGCTTCCGCGTCCATCTCGCTGTTCGTGCTCTACGCGGACCCGTACGGCAAGATGCACGTGTCAGAGTACGAGCTTGCCTTATCGCCTGTCACagaggccgaggcggcgagcgagagcagcagcgtggaAAGCTCGATCCGTCCTCCGGCTCGTCCGCCACCCTATCCTGCCGAGTTCGCCACCCCGGCTCGCCGAGTGCGCCGTTGCGGATTGGTGCAGGCGAATGTCGATCCTACGGCCTCGCGCATTGTTCCTAGTCGTCACGGCCTGTTCGTTGTGGGCAATCACCTTGTGACGCTTATCCAGCAAGTCCGGCCTCGCAAGGGCGTGTTTTCGCGCGAGATCCCATCGCGGCAGGCTATCCTGGATGTGAGCTGCGCGTCCGTCTCCGCCGACGCCTCAGAGCTCCTGATCGGGTTCAGTGATGGTGTCCTCGCACGGGTGACGGTGATCTCGAGGGGTATGGGCGGCGAAGACCCGGAGTTGGCGTTTCGATTTCTGTCTCATCCGGCGCCGACGATCCCGACGGAGCTGGTCACTCTGCACGCCGATCTTTATTTGCTGTGCTCACGATTCGACAGCAGTTTCACCGTGCGGCTCGATGAGGCGTCGTGCGAGGAGGTGCTCCACAACTGCGGGCCGGTCCTAGACATGACCACGCATAAGAACGGCAGCCACAACAGCGTTGTGGCCTCCACCGGCatccaccgcggcggcggcatcagcgTGCTGCGAAGCGCTGTcatgctgcgcgagcaggCAGACATTCCCCTTCGCTGCCACCCGCAGCGCATCCTTTGCGCCGGCGAGCTAATGTGCATCACGACACCGGCCGCAGCGAACCGGTTCTTCCTTGTGTCGGCCCGCGCGCtcacgctggaggagctcgcACCTCATGTGTTCCCAGAGATCGTCTCGCGTCACCTGCTCGTCGAGCTGGGCCTCGATGCTGCGCTCAACCAGTTGGTGCTCATTTCAGCCCGCGGCATCGCCTGGTTGCGGTTGTCGGGGCCTCGAGTCGAGGCGGTGTCGCAACTGCCCCGCCAAGCCGATGACCCACAAATCCTTTTCGCGGTCGTTCGGCACGGCTTAACAGTCGTCTGCGACGGGATCGTCGTAACCGTGTACCGAGGCCAGGACCTGGTGTACACGGTGCCGtctctcgccggcgtcgccatCTCTTCGGTGTCACTAGTGAGCCCTACGCTGCTCGTGCTGGGGCAGTGGGACGGCGTTGTCGCCTTGTACGAGCTGGGGCACCGACAAGCAGACGTGGtagggctgctgctgttggaCTCCGTGCCACGTACTATCGCGTGCGCGGTACCGCCGCTTTCACCGTCGTCGGTGGTGGGCGAGGCGGCGTTGCCGATGATCTACATCGGCACCCTCCACGGCTTTCTGGTGGGGACCAcggttgcgctgctgcggcgtgggGAGAAgcgtctctctgtgttcGTCGCCCCGCACCCGCTCGAGCTCCTAGAGCTTGCAGGGCGGCACGCGGGGCTGCTGTGCCTCGGCAATGTCCCCCTTGTCGTCTTGTGTGTCGCGGGTGGCGGTCTGCAGCTGACCGGATTGCATCTGACGGGCGtctcggccgccgcgacggtGGACGCCGACTTACAGTGCTACGCCTTTTACTCCAAGCACGATGGCCGCCTTCACGTTGGCTCGCTTGAGGCGCTCGAGAAGACGTCGCGGACGTTCTTGCCCCTCGGCGAAACGAtcacgcagctgcacgaAACCGCTGCGTGGGGTGGCTACGCGGCGTCGGTGCGCAAGGTGGAAGGGGACGAGGTTCTTTTTCTCCCGTCGGCTGTCATACAGTTCCCGTGGGCCGCCGACCTAGCTCTGTGGCGctctgccgccgtgccgctTCTCGAGAACGAGCGCTGCGTCTTTCTACAGACGGTGCGGCTGGACGGTGGTGAGGGTGgcggggcgggagagaggggcggcgaGCCGATCGACGTGGCGGCAAGCGACAGCGCTGGTGTGAGCGAAGAGGAATGGCAGCACCTGCTTCTCATCGGCTCCTCGTTCACGTTCCCGgatgagcagcgcgcgcgctctggAAGGATTACGTGGTGTGCCCTGCGTGAGGAGCATCAGCAGCAACGGCTGCATCTGATCGCGAGCAAGGACATTGGTGGCGCCTTAcagtgctgcgctgcggtgccgcactACAAGGGCCGTATCGCGCTTGGCGTGAACGGCTGTGTCTGTTTGTACAAGTGGAACACGGAGGATCAAACCTTTGTGGCCGAGGAGCGCTGCCGTGTCGGGCTCACGGTGACAAAGCTGATCCCCCTCTACCACACATCTCTGGCCGCGTCCGTGCTCGTCGCGTTGGACGTGCGCCACAGCGCCTTCTTCATCGAAGTGGACACGTTGCAGGGAAGCCTCAAGGTGCTGTGCCGCGACGccgagctgcgcggcgtcatgGATGGCCACATAGGCTCCGACGCCGAGAACCTCTGCCTCTTTGATGATAGCCTCAACTTCACGGCGTTGAGGGTGGTGCCGTTGCCTGTTGaggccggcgacggcgatgccgcagccgcagccagTGTGACCGCGCAGTATCGCTTTGAGGTGCGCGCGCAATGCCACCTGGGAGACTTGGTGACGTGCGTGCGGCAGGGCAGCTTTGCCGCCACGTCGCTGATGGAGGCACCCGCGTCCTGCGCTTCGGCCCAGAATCGACTGCTTTTGCCGGGAATTGCTGGCCCGCAGCTCGTGTTCGCTACGGCGCACGGCGGCTTTGGTGTGGTGACGCCAGTGCACGCCGCCACGTACCTTGTCCTGCGCACCCTTGAGGCGTCACtggtgcgcacgctgcaACCCCTGGGCGGTCTCTCGCACCAGGCCTTCCGCGAGGTCTTACGCTCCGGCCAAGAGCGAGGGGTGAGCTACCTTGCGTCCAAGACGGGGTGCGCGCTGACGCGGGAGCGCTTGCGTCGGTATGAGCCGCTCAACACCGTCGACGGTGACATGGTAGAGCAGTTTGTGCAGCTCTCAGTGAGCGACAAGAAACAGgtctgccgcgtcgccacgGACGTGTTTCTCCATGCCTTTGCCCAGTGCGTCAATGAGTCCGGGATCTTTGTCGCACCACCAGCAAAAGAGGAGCAGTGTCTACTCGCGGCCCTAGGGACGGCAATGCGACCCTTTGCACAGTACCCCGAGGAGACGATCGCCCAGGCCAATGCGTTTCTGCATCAAGGAGGCCTTCCGCATGTCCCGTTCGCAGCtgaggcggtggagcagcaggtCATGGATCTCCAGCGGCTGCATTAA
- a CDS encoding putative ribosomal P protein AGP2beta-1, whose product MALQENRDSYKVKALSLSEFVQQCSDCHQLCLEKTVRVLDNRSRAPRGWEALFNSVAEERRSEDLDLCESRCRYMQTTCPSQDKVQQYEQALAAASLKLKKSTPPNPSVLQDASRCEHAVEVFSNVLFALAHKPSKVSFPTKDLKTGGNTDAESHAGAPTEAHRKVLEGAKNMDNDVSCRSSKLRHERFGSKAQDVASSTGSSLAPDTAAASPASSGTTPKW is encoded by the coding sequence ATGGCTCTTCAAGAGAATAGGGACTCCTACAAGGTCAAAGCTCTTTCCTTGTCCGAGTTTGTGCAGCAGTGCTCCGACTGTCACCAGCTGTGCCTCGAGAAGACCGTCCGCGTTTTGGACAACCGCAGTCGTGCCCCGCGGGGATGGGAAGCCCTTTTCAACTCCGTTGCGGAGGAGCGGCGGTCTGAGGACTTGGACCTCTGCGAGTCGCGATGCCGGTACATGCAGACCACCTGCCCGTCACAGGACAAGGTACAGCAGTACGAGCAGgctctcgccgccgcgtcacTCAAGCTGAAAAAGAGCACGCCCCCAAACCCGTCTGTCCTGCAGGACGCTTCCCGGTGCGAGCACGCGGTCGAGGTTTTCTCGAACGTCCTGTTTGCCTTGGCGCACAAACCCAGCAAGGTATCCTTCCCGACCAAGGACCTGAAAACGGGAGGCAACACTGACGCCGAGTCCCACGCCGGAGCGCCGACGGAGGCGCACCGAAAGGTGCTCGAGGGGGCCAAGAACATGGACAACGATGTTTCGTGCCGCTCGAGCAAGCTGCGCCATGAGCGCTTCGGCTCAAAGGCACAGGACGTTGCTTCGTCGACGGGCTCCAGCTTGGCGCCtgacacggcagcggcttcgcCGGCGTCAAGTGGCACGACCCCAAAGTGGTGA